A DNA window from Maribellus comscasis contains the following coding sequences:
- a CDS encoding anthranilate synthase component I family protein codes for MEKLNYKPVVRKILADTVTPVSIYLRLRTLYPKAILLESSDYHGNENAYSFICFSPVACFTVNNGEVKKELPGEKTEKFQLSAERMLDDELDQFFKTFNVDSDKIELPSNGLFGYMNFDSIQHFETIRFSSVKKEEYQIPEVKYCFYKYVVAIDHHKNVIHMVENLLEDEKSQMDYIHHLLVNLNFSTAKFQPVGEETSNITNEEYKHMVTKGKEHCFRGDVFQIVLSRQFSQEFEGDDFNVYRSLRSINPSPYLFYFDYGNYRIFGSSPEAELRIKDNKAYIHPIAGTFKRTGNDEQDRELAEKLSKDPKENAEHVMLVDLARNDLSRNADHVVVETYREIQFYSHVIHLVSQVSGEITDDTNLIKVLGETFPAGTLSGAPKYKAMELIDKYENQNRGYYGGCIGYLGFDRTLNHAIMIRSFLSKNNKLFYQAGAGIVAGSQEESELQEVNNKLAALKKAIEMAKEIN; via the coding sequence ATGGAAAAATTAAATTACAAACCAGTCGTTCGAAAGATACTCGCCGACACCGTAACTCCGGTTAGTATTTATTTACGACTGCGAACACTTTACCCCAAAGCTATTCTCCTGGAAAGCTCTGATTACCATGGCAATGAAAACGCCTATTCATTTATTTGTTTTAGTCCGGTCGCCTGTTTTACGGTGAATAACGGTGAAGTTAAAAAAGAACTTCCGGGTGAAAAGACAGAAAAGTTTCAACTTTCAGCAGAAAGGATGCTGGATGATGAGCTGGACCAATTTTTTAAAACATTTAATGTTGATTCAGACAAAATTGAACTGCCGTCAAATGGATTGTTTGGTTATATGAATTTCGATTCCATTCAACATTTTGAAACCATCCGGTTTTCGTCCGTAAAAAAAGAAGAATACCAGATTCCGGAAGTAAAATATTGTTTTTACAAGTACGTGGTTGCCATCGATCATCATAAAAATGTGATTCACATGGTAGAAAATTTGTTGGAAGATGAAAAATCACAAATGGATTATATCCATCATTTGCTGGTAAACCTGAATTTTTCAACAGCTAAATTTCAACCGGTAGGTGAAGAAACTTCAAACATTACCAATGAAGAATACAAACACATGGTAACCAAAGGAAAAGAACATTGTTTTCGTGGCGATGTTTTCCAGATTGTGTTAAGTCGCCAGTTTTCGCAGGAATTTGAAGGCGACGATTTTAATGTGTACCGCTCGTTGCGCTCCATCAATCCTTCGCCTTATCTTTTTTATTTCGATTATGGCAACTACAGGATTTTTGGTTCCAGTCCCGAAGCCGAACTGCGTATAAAAGACAACAAAGCATACATTCATCCCATTGCCGGAACTTTTAAACGTACCGGGAACGATGAGCAGGACCGCGAACTGGCAGAAAAATTAAGCAAAGACCCAAAAGAAAACGCAGAACATGTGATGCTGGTTGATTTGGCACGCAACGATTTAAGCCGCAATGCCGACCATGTTGTTGTGGAAACCTATCGCGAAATTCAGTTTTACTCGCATGTTATTCATTTGGTTTCCCAGGTTTCAGGTGAAATTACTGATGATACAAACCTGATAAAAGTGTTGGGTGAAACTTTTCCGGCCGGGACGCTTTCCGGAGCGCCAAAATACAAGGCCATGGAATTGATTGATAAATATGAAAATCAAAACCGCGGTTATTATGGCGGCTGCATTGGTTATTTGGGTTTCGACCGAACGTTAAACCATGCAATAATGATTCGTTCCTTCCTGAGTAAAAACAATAAGCTTTTCTATCAGGCCGGGGCTGGAATTGTTGCCGGTTCGCAGGAAGAGAGCGAGTTACAGGAAGTGAACAACAAACTGGCAGCGCTCAAAAAAGCAATAGAAATGGCAAAGGAAATTAATTAG
- a CDS encoding anthranilate synthase component II, producing the protein MKNNNSIRTASSLPSFGGAGGGRIVVIDNYDSFTYNLVHAIKKISGLPVDVFRNDEIALEDLEKYDKIVLSPGPGIPEEAGLLLKIIKEYAPKKSMLGVCLGHQAIGEAFGGKLHNMSRVLHGIATPVELTEIKSVLFDGLPKTLEVGRYHSWIVQQEELPDCLEVTSYDNDGFIMSMKHKEYDVQGVQFHPESVLTPLGEKMIENWLNS; encoded by the coding sequence ATGAAAAATAATAATTCAATAAGGACAGCTTCTTCACTCCCCTCCTTTGGAGGGGCCGGGGGAGGCCGTATAGTAGTAATTGATAATTACGATTCGTTTACCTACAACCTGGTACACGCAATCAAAAAAATTTCCGGTTTGCCGGTGGATGTATTCCGAAACGACGAAATTGCCCTGGAAGATTTGGAAAAGTATGATAAAATAGTACTTTCACCCGGACCGGGAATTCCCGAAGAAGCCGGGCTTCTTTTGAAAATTATTAAAGAATACGCACCGAAAAAAAGCATGCTGGGAGTTTGTTTGGGTCACCAGGCCATTGGCGAGGCTTTTGGCGGCAAACTCCATAACATGAGCAGGGTTTTGCACGGCATTGCAACTCCGGTGGAATTGACCGAAATAAAATCGGTGCTTTTCGACGGATTACCCAAAACACTGGAAGTCGGGCGATATCACTCGTGGATTGTACAACAGGAGGAATTGCCGGATTGTCTGGAAGTTACAAGCTACGACAATGATGGTTTTATTATGAGCATGAAACACAAGGAATACGACGTTCAGGGAGTACAATTTCATCCTGAATCGGTGTTGACACCGCTTGGAGAAAAAATGATTGAAAACTGGTTGAACAGCTAA
- the trpD gene encoding anthranilate phosphoribosyltransferase, whose amino-acid sequence MKDTLQYLFEGNILTREQAKLSLMEVGNGQHSEAEFASFLTVFKMRPLASEELAGFREAMAELSIVTNLEDYNAIDVVGTGGDGKNTFNISTLACFVIAGAGVNVTKHGNYAATSTSGSSNVLEFFGYKFSNNIEKLKTDLDKGNFCFMHAPLFHPAMKHIAPVRRALKVPTFFNILGPMINPSSPKYQLLGVNNDENFNHYKNVYKTMDVNFMIVNSKDGYDEVSLTADTHFANNTKEGNISPSEFGFEKVTPEKLFGGNSVEEAATIFMNVLQGKATTEQTNVVVANAALGLNVVFPEKDIKECVEIATESLKSGKALDKLKAVIN is encoded by the coding sequence ATGAAAGATACATTACAATACCTTTTTGAAGGAAATATACTCACACGCGAACAGGCAAAATTAAGTTTAATGGAGGTTGGAAATGGACAACACAGTGAAGCTGAGTTTGCCTCTTTTCTTACCGTTTTTAAAATGCGTCCGCTGGCATCGGAAGAGCTGGCCGGTTTTCGTGAGGCAATGGCTGAATTGAGCATCGTTACAAATCTCGAAGATTATAATGCGATTGACGTGGTTGGCACCGGCGGCGATGGGAAAAATACATTTAACATCTCAACACTGGCTTGTTTTGTTATTGCAGGTGCCGGTGTAAACGTTACCAAACATGGAAATTATGCTGCAACTTCAACAAGCGGCTCTTCAAATGTTCTGGAATTTTTTGGTTATAAATTCAGTAACAACATCGAAAAATTAAAAACCGATTTAGATAAAGGGAATTTCTGCTTTATGCATGCACCGCTTTTTCACCCGGCAATGAAGCATATTGCACCGGTTCGCCGTGCATTAAAAGTGCCCACCTTCTTTAACATTTTAGGCCCCATGATAAATCCTTCTTCACCAAAATACCAGTTGTTGGGTGTAAATAACGATGAAAATTTCAACCATTATAAAAATGTGTACAAAACAATGGATGTTAATTTTATGATTGTCAATAGTAAAGATGGATACGATGAAGTTTCGTTGACTGCCGACACTCATTTTGCGAATAATACAAAAGAAGGCAATATTTCTCCTTCCGAATTTGGTTTCGAAAAAGTTACTCCTGAAAAACTTTTTGGTGGAAATTCAGTAGAAGAAGCTGCAACAATATTTATGAATGTGCTGCAAGGAAAAGCAACAACGGAACAGACCAATGTTGTGGTCGCCAATGCAGCCTTGGGGTTGAATGTTGTTTTTCCTGAGAAAGATATAAAAGAGTGTGTTGAAATCGCAACCGAATCATTAAAAAGTGGGAAAGCGTTGGATAAATTAAAAGCAGTGATAAATTAA
- the trpC gene encoding indole-3-glycerol phosphate synthase TrpC: protein MTILDKIIKAKKEEVAHQKTVVDLEMLKEIPGFNRECNSLKANLLKGGSSGIIAEFKQKSPSKGDINLSAKVEEITKAYVEAGAAGLSVLTESKFFGGSQSNLVKARETNPDIPILRKDFMIDSYQLVEAKAYGADVILLIAACLEKKQAEMLAKEAKNLGLEVLMEIHNAEELEKVNDFVDIVGVNNRNLKTFEVDVETSVKLAKLIPEHFVKISESGLAGPKEIHYLRENGFSGFLIGETFMKTENPGKTCMKFIKKL, encoded by the coding sequence ATGACAATTCTCGACAAAATTATCAAAGCCAAAAAAGAAGAAGTGGCTCACCAGAAAACGGTGGTAGATTTGGAAATGTTAAAGGAAATTCCCGGCTTTAACCGCGAGTGCAATTCGCTTAAGGCAAATTTGTTAAAAGGAGGTTCTTCGGGAATTATTGCTGAATTTAAACAGAAGTCGCCTTCAAAAGGAGATATAAATCTCTCTGCAAAAGTAGAAGAGATCACAAAAGCGTATGTTGAAGCGGGGGCAGCAGGTTTGTCGGTTTTAACGGAGTCGAAATTTTTTGGAGGTTCACAATCCAATCTGGTGAAAGCGCGCGAAACAAATCCCGATATTCCGATTCTTCGCAAAGATTTTATGATTGACTCCTACCAGTTAGTCGAGGCGAAAGCATACGGCGCCGATGTTATTTTGCTCATTGCTGCCTGTCTCGAAAAAAAGCAGGCCGAAATGCTGGCAAAGGAAGCAAAAAATTTGGGGCTCGAAGTCTTAATGGAAATTCACAACGCTGAAGAGCTGGAAAAAGTAAATGATTTTGTTGACATTGTTGGAGTGAATAACCGTAATTTAAAAACTTTTGAAGTAGATGTTGAAACTTCGGTAAAGCTGGCAAAACTGATTCCTGAACATTTTGTAAAAATTTCTGAAAGCGGGTTGGCTGGTCCTAAAGAGATTCATTATTTACGTGAAAACGGATTCAGTGGATTTTTAATCGGCGAAACGTTTATGAAAACAGAGAACCCGGGGAAAACGTGTATGAAGTTTATTAAAAAACTTTAA
- a CDS encoding phosphoribosylanthranilate isomerase, whose product MKFSSNREAVEELPVDLLGYIFYPPSKRYVGENPQMGLFNSVKPKVGVFVDENAFEIMALAKNLDFKWVQLHGNENPKTCQILKNQGLKIIKAFRVDETFQFHKTKPFEGVADYFLFDTKTKLPGGSGKKFNWKILDNYNGDTPFFLSGGIKPEDVAEIKKNEHPQIAGVDLNSGFEDEPGLKNIEKLKEFITELKKSPLS is encoded by the coding sequence ATGAAATTTTCATCGAACCGGGAAGCTGTTGAAGAGCTTCCGGTTGATTTGCTGGGTTACATTTTTTATCCGCCCTCGAAAAGATATGTTGGGGAAAATCCGCAAATGGGTTTATTCAACTCAGTAAAACCAAAAGTGGGTGTTTTTGTCGATGAAAATGCTTTTGAAATTATGGCGCTGGCAAAAAATCTGGATTTTAAATGGGTGCAGTTGCACGGCAATGAAAATCCAAAAACCTGTCAGATTTTAAAAAACCAGGGGCTGAAAATCATCAAGGCTTTTCGTGTAGATGAAACTTTTCAATTCCACAAAACCAAACCATTTGAGGGAGTAGCCGATTACTTTTTATTTGACACAAAAACCAAATTACCGGGAGGTTCCGGGAAAAAGTTCAACTGGAAAATATTGGATAATTATAACGGAGACACCCCTTTCTTTTTAAGCGGAGGAATTAAACCGGAAGATGTTGCTGAAATAAAAAAAAATGAACATCCTCAAATTGCCGGAGTGGATTTAAACAGTGGTTTTGAGGATGAGCCCGGATTAAAAAACATTGAAAAACTAAAAGAATTTATAACCGAATTGAAAAAGTCCCCCTTATCATAA
- the trpB gene encoding tryptophan synthase subunit beta, giving the protein MKYQVNEKGYYGEFGGAWIPEMMFTNIDELKTRYLEIIESDEFRKEFDQLMKDYVGRPSPLYYASRLSEYFGSKVYLKREDLNHTGSHKLNNTIGQILLAQKLEKTRIIAETGAGQHGVATATVCALKGIKCVVYMGALDVSRQAPNVKKMKMLGAEVIPVHSGNKTLKDATNEAMRDWINNPEDTHYIIGSVVGPHPYPDMVARFQSIISAEMKSQLKEQTGNEFPTRVLACVGGGSNAAGAFYHFLDDEQVELIGVEAAGKGVDTPETAATLTVGSPGVLHSSKTMLMQNTDGQITEPYSISAGLDYPGIGPLHAHLHKTGRAKFLSATDEEVLQAALLLTQKEGIIPALESAHALAALNKIKMNPEDINVVNLSGSGNKDMETYLDYFGY; this is encoded by the coding sequence ATGAAATATCAGGTTAACGAAAAGGGATATTACGGTGAATTTGGCGGGGCATGGATTCCCGAAATGATGTTCACCAATATTGATGAACTAAAAACCAGGTACCTGGAGATTATTGAGTCGGATGAATTTAGAAAGGAATTCGACCAATTGATGAAAGACTATGTTGGACGGCCTTCGCCGCTTTATTATGCAAGCCGGTTGTCCGAATACTTCGGATCAAAAGTTTATTTAAAACGCGAAGATTTAAACCACACTGGTTCGCACAAACTAAACAATACCATTGGGCAAATTTTGCTCGCACAAAAACTGGAAAAAACACGCATTATTGCTGAAACCGGAGCTGGACAGCATGGTGTGGCTACAGCTACGGTTTGTGCGTTAAAAGGAATAAAATGTGTGGTTTACATGGGAGCACTCGACGTATCGCGGCAGGCGCCTAACGTTAAAAAGATGAAAATGCTGGGTGCCGAGGTTATTCCGGTTCACAGCGGTAACAAAACCCTAAAAGACGCTACCAACGAAGCAATGCGCGACTGGATTAATAACCCGGAAGATACACACTATATCATTGGTTCGGTAGTTGGTCCTCATCCTTACCCCGATATGGTCGCACGATTTCAGTCAATAATCAGTGCCGAAATGAAAAGTCAGTTGAAAGAACAAACCGGGAATGAATTTCCAACACGTGTTTTAGCTTGTGTGGGAGGAGGTAGTAACGCTGCCGGTGCCTTTTATCATTTTCTGGACGACGAGCAGGTGGAATTGATTGGCGTGGAAGCTGCAGGAAAAGGCGTCGACACTCCGGAAACGGCAGCTACTTTAACCGTTGGTTCTCCGGGTGTTTTACATTCCAGCAAAACCATGCTTATGCAAAATACCGACGGGCAAATTACAGAACCGTATTCCATTTCTGCCGGTTTGGACTACCCCGGAATTGGGCCTCTGCACGCGCATCTTCATAAAACCGGAAGAGCAAAATTCCTCTCTGCTACCGATGAGGAAGTTTTACAGGCTGCACTTCTGCTAACTCAGAAAGAGGGAATTATTCCTGCACTGGAATCGGCTCACGCGCTTGCCGCGCTTAACAAAATAAAAATGAATCCGGAAGATATTAATGTCGTAAATCTGTCGGGAAGCGGAAATAAGGACATGGAAACGTATTTGGATTATTTTGGCTATTAA
- the trpA gene encoding tryptophan synthase subunit alpha, with the protein MKNRINQLFETKKENILSVYFTAGFPNLSDTVQIIQELEKNGVDLIEIGIPFSDPTADGPTIQHSSEVALKNGMSVKQLFEQLKEIRESVKIPLILMGYFNPVLQFGVEAFCKKCHEVGIDGTILPDLPLEEFEEHYKDTFIKNNLHNILLITPQTSEKRIRQIDNVSEGFIYMVSSASTTGAGKKVEDFHLDYFERIQQMNLKNARLIGFGISDNATFTNACNYANGAIIGSAFVKSFDKNVTIKKSISSFVKHILLHA; encoded by the coding sequence ATGAAAAACAGGATAAATCAACTTTTCGAAACAAAAAAAGAGAATATACTTTCGGTGTATTTTACGGCTGGATTTCCTAATCTGAGCGACACCGTTCAAATTATCCAGGAATTGGAAAAAAATGGTGTCGACCTCATCGAAATCGGAATTCCTTTCTCGGACCCTACAGCCGACGGGCCAACCATTCAGCACAGCAGCGAAGTGGCATTAAAAAACGGAATGAGTGTAAAACAACTTTTTGAACAACTCAAAGAGATCAGGGAATCAGTTAAGATTCCATTGATCTTAATGGGATATTTTAACCCTGTTCTGCAATTTGGAGTGGAAGCTTTTTGTAAAAAATGCCATGAGGTTGGGATTGACGGTACTATTTTGCCTGATCTTCCACTGGAAGAATTTGAAGAGCATTATAAAGATACATTCATCAAAAACAATTTGCACAATATTCTACTGATAACACCGCAAACCTCAGAAAAACGAATTCGCCAAATCGACAATGTTTCGGAAGGATTTATTTATATGGTTTCCTCCGCATCGACAACCGGAGCAGGGAAAAAGGTGGAAGATTTTCATCTGGACTATTTTGAACGCATTCAACAAATGAATTTAAAAAACGCAAGATTAATAGGTTTTGGAATTTCCGACAATGCAACGTTTACAAACGCATGCAATTACGCCAACGGAGCAATTATCGGAAGTGCCTTTGTAAAATCGTTTGATAAAAATGTAACAATCAAAAAGAGCATTTCATCATTTGTAAAACACATACTTTTACATGCTTAA
- a CDS encoding SusC/RagA family TonB-linked outer membrane protein: MRKLLFIVMALILGTSSLLAQTKQITGKVTSAADGAPIPGASIVVRGTTIGTVTNVDGDFTLNVPENETLVVSFVGMKTVEIPITVQAVYNVSLQNDVIGMEEVMVVAYGTAKKESFTGSAEVIDNESLQKRPVSDISKALEGQVSGVQVTSGSGQPGEGAEIVIRGFGSLNSSNNPLYVVDGVPFDGNLNSINPGDIESMTILKDASAGALYGSRGANGVVVITTKKGQSKELSVEFKASYGLASRAIKPYETLSTADFIEASFQGYKNNLIYTGGVHPDLAGQMAVEAMKGSTGIFGADEMYNPYDMPVSELIDPETGQVNPSANLLYESDWLGEITNDNATRQEYQLYLNGGSERSQIFASVAYHKTEGILKTTDFERISGRIGAELEPKEWFKYGGNVNFSKTETNYLGYENTTSNSNVWYSAQFMAPIYPIYVQDEQGNPVLSELGEKQFDYGKTRPAGANPNWNPVATLYEDAYETTADNLSGRFHVNFLGTGVNSTLEGLSLSANVGFDYINTNQTVYWNPDFGNASSVGGLLDLVNKRDLSYTVNELLRYEKDFGKHSINILAGHEFYKLVVNELEGQKTGFPYSGIKELAPGSTISLLTSFEDNYAIESFLSNLTYDFADKYYLSASFRTDGSSRFHKDYRWGQFWSLGGSWRVSEENFMQTLSFVDNLKLKASYGKQGNDKIGTFYGWQSLYNLDWANANLNGALLSSLENTSIKWEENNNFNVGLEGILWNRVEFGLEYYQRRTVDMLMEKPLATSLGFDSYWANVGEMLNSGLEFNTTVSVVTSNNFNWSANLNLTTLKNEIVALDGETDQIVDGNLIQRVGEEINSYYLAQSAGVDITTGAQLYWVYDTDDNGNPGEPYISSDYQKASQSKKISGSRIPDFFGAFGSNFTIYKNFDLSFMTTFSVGGEIRDGVYTGLLNPTYIGTNYAANIKRAWRKPGDVTDIPRIQNGTGFSRPLTDAQLIDASYFAIKNITFGYTLPKSVLQSVGIESLRAYVALDNVALFSHLQGMNPQHNFTGSTSFSYSPVRTSLLGVELKF, from the coding sequence ATGAGAAAACTACTTTTTATTGTAATGGCTTTGATTTTGGGGACATCTTCGTTGCTTGCCCAAACAAAGCAAATTACCGGAAAAGTTACTTCTGCCGCTGACGGAGCTCCTATTCCCGGGGCATCGATAGTAGTTAGAGGAACTACAATTGGTACGGTTACCAATGTAGATGGAGATTTTACACTAAATGTTCCTGAGAATGAGACACTGGTGGTTTCTTTTGTGGGGATGAAGACTGTTGAAATTCCGATTACGGTTCAAGCTGTATACAACGTTAGTTTACAAAACGATGTAATCGGGATGGAGGAAGTTATGGTCGTTGCATACGGAACTGCCAAAAAGGAGTCGTTTACAGGTTCTGCCGAAGTAATAGACAATGAGTCTCTTCAAAAAAGACCTGTTTCTGATATTTCAAAGGCACTTGAAGGACAGGTTTCCGGAGTGCAGGTAACTTCAGGATCAGGACAGCCGGGAGAAGGAGCAGAAATCGTAATTCGCGGTTTTGGCTCGCTTAACTCAAGTAACAATCCTTTATATGTTGTTGATGGAGTTCCCTTTGATGGGAATTTGAATTCAATTAATCCGGGAGATATCGAGTCGATGACCATTTTAAAAGATGCATCTGCCGGGGCACTTTATGGTTCAAGAGGAGCTAATGGTGTGGTTGTAATCACAACAAAAAAAGGCCAGTCAAAAGAACTTTCTGTTGAATTTAAGGCTTCTTACGGCCTTGCCTCAAGAGCAATTAAACCTTACGAAACTTTAAGTACTGCTGATTTTATCGAAGCTTCGTTTCAGGGCTACAAAAACAATTTGATTTACACCGGAGGTGTTCATCCTGACCTGGCCGGTCAAATGGCTGTGGAAGCGATGAAGGGAAGTACCGGGATTTTTGGTGCTGATGAAATGTACAATCCTTATGATATGCCCGTCTCCGAATTGATAGATCCGGAAACAGGACAAGTTAATCCCTCGGCAAATCTTTTGTATGAATCAGATTGGCTTGGCGAGATTACCAACGATAATGCTACCCGTCAGGAGTACCAATTGTATTTAAACGGGGGATCTGAGCGTTCGCAGATTTTTGCCTCAGTTGCATATCATAAAACAGAAGGTATACTGAAAACTACTGATTTCGAAAGAATTTCAGGTAGGATTGGCGCAGAACTTGAACCCAAAGAGTGGTTTAAATATGGTGGAAATGTAAACTTTTCAAAAACTGAAACAAACTATCTGGGATATGAGAATACGACCTCAAATTCCAATGTTTGGTACTCAGCCCAGTTTATGGCACCTATTTATCCGATTTACGTTCAGGACGAACAGGGGAATCCGGTTCTTTCCGAATTAGGAGAAAAACAATTTGACTATGGTAAAACAAGGCCAGCCGGCGCAAATCCAAATTGGAACCCTGTAGCCACTTTATATGAAGATGCCTATGAAACTACCGCCGATAATTTGTCCGGGAGGTTTCATGTCAATTTCCTGGGAACAGGAGTCAACAGCACCCTGGAAGGTTTATCGCTGTCGGCAAATGTTGGTTTCGACTACATAAATACAAACCAGACCGTGTACTGGAATCCTGATTTTGGTAACGCGTCATCGGTTGGCGGATTGCTTGATTTAGTTAACAAACGTGATCTTTCATACACTGTAAATGAACTTTTAAGATATGAGAAGGATTTTGGGAAACACAGCATCAATATCCTTGCCGGACATGAGTTTTATAAATTGGTTGTAAACGAACTGGAAGGGCAAAAAACAGGCTTCCCTTATTCCGGAATCAAAGAACTTGCTCCGGGTTCAACAATTTCATTGCTTACCTCATTTGAAGACAACTATGCAATTGAGTCATTCTTAAGTAATTTAACTTATGATTTTGCAGACAAATACTATCTGTCGGCAAGTTTCAGAACTGACGGTTCTTCCCGCTTTCATAAAGATTACCGGTGGGGACAATTCTGGTCGCTTGGCGGCTCATGGAGAGTTAGTGAAGAAAACTTTATGCAGACCCTGTCGTTTGTTGATAACCTGAAACTGAAAGCCAGTTACGGGAAACAGGGAAACGACAAGATTGGAACGTTTTACGGATGGCAGTCGCTTTATAATCTCGACTGGGCAAATGCCAATTTAAACGGAGCCTTACTTTCTTCATTGGAAAATACTTCAATAAAATGGGAGGAAAACAACAATTTTAACGTAGGTCTTGAAGGCATTTTATGGAATCGCGTTGAATTCGGATTAGAATATTATCAGCGAAGAACCGTTGATATGTTAATGGAAAAACCACTCGCCACTTCGCTTGGTTTCGACAGCTACTGGGCCAATGTAGGTGAAATGTTAAACTCAGGTCTTGAATTCAATACAACTGTAAGTGTGGTTACTTCAAATAACTTTAACTGGAGTGCAAATTTAAATCTTACAACATTAAAAAATGAAATCGTTGCCCTGGATGGAGAAACAGATCAGATTGTTGATGGCAATCTCATTCAACGCGTAGGAGAAGAGATTAACTCTTATTATCTCGCCCAGTCAGCTGGTGTCGACATTACTACCGGTGCTCAGTTGTATTGGGTTTATGATACAGATGACAACGGAAATCCCGGTGAACCATACATTTCTTCCGACTATCAAAAAGCATCTCAAAGTAAAAAGATTTCTGGCAGCCGGATCCCTGACTTTTTTGGTGCATTTGGAAGTAATTTTACAATCTATAAAAATTTTGATTTGTCCTTCATGACAACTTTTTCAGTTGGTGGTGAAATCAGAGATGGTGTATATACCGGATTACTAAATCCAACCTACATCGGAACAAATTACGCAGCAAACATAAAAAGAGCCTGGAGAAAACCCGGAGATGTTACCGATATTCCAAGAATCCAAAACGGAACCGGTTTTTCACGTCCGCTAACCGACGCCCAGCTTATTGATGCATCTTACTTTGCAATCAAAAATATTACGTTTGGTTATACCCTGCCTAAAAGTGTTCTTCAGTCCGTAGGAATTGAAAGTCTGAGAGCTTATGTGGCCCTTGACAATGTTGCCTTGTTTTCTCATTTACAGGGGATGAACCCGCAGCACAATTTTACCGGATCCACCAGCTTTTCGTACAGTCCTGTCAGAACAAGCCTTTTGGGAGTTGAATTAAAATTTTAA